From the Streptomyces sp. NBC_01216 genome, the window CACCTGCAACTCGCCCGCACAAGCGGCGCACTGGCCCCCGAACAAGTCGACGACCTGCGCTCCTGCCTCTACGGCCTGAACACCGTCCTGCGCCTGCACTTCACCCAGGAAGAAGAGAACTACTTCTCCCTCGCGCCATGAAACGACGGCGTACCGGGCACGTGCCCCACCGGTGTTGTGTCTTCGGCCGGCCCGTGGGCAAGCACTCCTACGGGGGCTACCCGCCCGAATAGGCCACTGCCCTCCAACCATCGCCTGGGGCGATTGCTGGAGATGACCCAAGTACCCTGCGCCACGGCTGGACCGGCTACCTGGTCGATCGGCATCTGCCAGACTCTCCGTCGAGCGGCCGGGGCGACGGAACCGCTCCAGCGGGGACCAAGGCGAGTTCGAGTGCTCGCCCTCCAGCGGTCCCGCCGCGAGGCGGCGGGACCGGGCCATCAGCTCCGCTCGGCGACCGCGGCCAGGCGGTCGCGGTAGTGGTCCCACCACTGCTCGTTCGCCGAGGGCAGTCGCTCGCCCTTGGGCAGTAGCCCGCCGACCTCGCGGATCCTGGCAGCAACCGCTTCAACAGGGCCGTACGATGCAGACGCGGGGGCCGCTGTGAGTTCCCGGGTATCGAATCAATGAAGCCCCGCTTTCAAGGGCAGCCGCATCAGGAGGGTGACAGGCGACGGCAGCGAACGCCGAGCACCTGAAAGCCCTGGTGCGCGCACATGGCGACGCCGATGACGATCTCTTCTACAGCGTTGCCCTGCAGGTAGCGGCGAAGTCCGCCCGGCAGGGGCAGGGAAAGTTCGCTGTGGACCTACGCGAGCTGGTCGAGACCGCGCGGCAGAAACAAGGGCAGGTCGGAAAACGGCGTGCCGCGACGCCGGTGGTGCAGCCCCGCGGCGAGCTCTCCAGCCTGCTGACGGCCGGGTACCCCGACATCCAGCTGGACGACATGACGCTCGATGCCGGGCTGCGCGCTTCCCTGGACCGGGTGCTGCACGAGCAGCGCCAGCGCGCCCGGCTGGAGCGGTTCGGCTTCACCCCAGTACACCGGATCCTGCTGTCGGGGCCTCCGGGGACGGGCAAGAGCATGACCGCCGCAGCGTTGGCGGGCGAGCTGAAGCTGCCGTTGTTCACCATCCGTCTGGACGGTCTGATCAGCCGGTTCATGGGCGAGACGGCGGCGAAGCTGCGTCTGGTCTTCGACGCGGTGGCCCAGACACGGGCGGTGTATCTGTTCGACGAGTTCGACGCGCTCGGGGCTGAGCGGGCGGCGGGCAATGACGTCGGCGAGGCCCGCCGGATCCTGAACTCGTTTCTTCTGTTCCTGGACGAGGCGCCTTCCGAGAGCCTCGTGGTGGCCGGCACCAATCACCACCAGCTGCTGGACCGGGCGCTCTTCCGCCGATTCGACATGGTCGCCACCTACGGTCCCCCCACGCCGGAGCAGGCGGTTGCGGTGATGCGCCGGCGTCTGGCCGGAATGGATACGAGCACAGTACGACCAGGACGCGGTGAGTGAGCAGCTCCTGCTGGAAGCGCTGACCGAGCGGCATGCCTCCCGCCATGCATGAGCCCTCCGCCTCCGCACGGTCCGCTCCGCACCTGATCGTGCCCTGGCAGGCCACCACGCTGACACCGCGCTCCGAACCCTCTGGCGGAGGCGGTCCGAAGCTGGTCCGTCGCGAACCGCAACGGGCACGCCACCGCGCTGGTGGACGGTCTGGAAACCGCCGAGCAGGAGTCGGTCCGGCTCGCCCAGGAGACTCCCGACGCCTTCCAGCCCGACGGTCTCGCGGTGCGGATCGAGGCGACACGGGACCACCCGCTGCAGTTGGAGCGTCTGGACGGCTCGGGTCTGACCCTGATGAGCACTCCAGCTCGGACAGCGTGATCAAAGCGTTGACCAGTGAGAGTGCCAATCACAGAGACCCGGACTCAGTCCCACTGAGTCCGGGTCTCTGTGATTGTGTGTCACTGATCGCGAGTGAGAGCTTGGGGCGCCGGCGCCCACGCTTGCCCGGACCGCCACCCTCGCGCGAGCAACGTCGGCTGCAGGGCCCGCGATCACACCGCCGCGACCTGCACACCCTCATGATCACCAGGACTTTGAATCAGCCCTGAGCCACTCCGCGAGCGGACAATGCAGTTCGATGTCCACACGCGGTCTCCCTGTCACAGTGACTCGACGGCGCGGTAGACGTGGCCCGCCGCACCGCGTGCCCGATCCCCGACGACATCGGGCACGTGGAGAACTGACAGCTCGCACTCGACATGCTCGACGAGACCCGCTCGTGGGGCATCGAGGTGTCGCTGCGCCGCCGGCGCACGCCGGCCGGGTTCAGTCCGGGGTGCCAGGCTCCTCGTCCGCCGGGCGGCGGGACCCGGCGAGAGCGGCCGTGTGCGCGAACCAGTCGAGGACGCCGCGGAGCTCCTCGCCGTGTTCGGCGAAGACTTCCAGCGGGAACGAGGGACGCAGGTCCAGCTTCGCCTCCGCGAGGTCGACGCCCCGCACACGGTTCAGGCGGGCCATCAGCTCGCGCCGCAGCAGCTCGTCGTCGAAGGGCGGCCGGCGCTTCAGGTGCTGGAAGACCACCTCGGCGGTGCCCGTCACCGGGTACAGGGCGAGGAGCCACAGCGAACGGGCCCGGGTGCCCGCGGACAGCGTGGGGAAACAACTGGTCTCGCTCCTCCTGCCGTAGTCGAGAGTGCCGCCCCGCTCCTCCCAGAACCGCAGGGACGCGAGGACTCCCGCGACCGTGTCGGGTGTCTGGTTGTCGCGCAGCAGCTTCTCGAACCGGGTGGCCGCGGACTCCCCGTCGGCTCCGGAGCGCCCGGGGTCCTGAGCGGGTGACTCGTCCTCGAAGTCCTCCCTGCCGACCAGGGTGGCCAGGTCCGCCGCCGTCAGCCGGTGCGAGCGGCGGGCGCGGCCCCACTCGTCGAACGGCACCCCTTCGAACTCCAGGACCTCGCGCGGATCGGGCCCGCCTTCGCGCTCTTCCGGCCAGCGGAAGCCGGGCGAGATCTTGCCGTCGGCCATCAGTACGCGATAGGCCCCGTGCAGCGCGGGCCTGGTACCGAGGTGGTTGCCGACCGCGACGGCATGGGTGCCGATGAGAGCGGCGAGGTCACCGTACGTCGTCCAGGTTCCCGCCGGCAGGCTCAGCAGCGCGTGCCGCAGCTCACCCCAGCCGGCCCATTCGGCGTCGGCGTGGACCACACCATCGAGGGGCCCCGGCCACAGCTCCGTCGACCGCTGGGCGAGTTCCTCGGCGCGCGCGAGGATCTCGGTCCTCCCCCAGCGCTCCTGGCCCGCGATGCGCTGGTTCATGCGCAGGGCACTGGAGTCCAGGATCTGCTGCTTGCGGCGGAACGGATGGTTGGAGAGTCTCGCGTTGTCGCCGGAGAGCGTCAGGTTGCCGAGGGTGTGGACCAGTTGGGTGTGCAGCTCCTCCGGGCTCTCTCCCTCCCCGGACTCCTCGGCGAGGAGGTCGAACCACTGCTGAGCGGGCTTCTGCGGCAGCACGTGCTCCACGGTGAGTCTCGCCTTGGCGTAGTCGACCGGTTCGCTGGCGCCGTAACTCTCCTCGAACCGGCGCAGAATCTCGAATCGCTGGTTCGACCGACCGGACTTGTAGAAGGGGCGGCTGCGGATCGACTCCCGCGTCACCGTGTCGGAGGGCCAGGCGCGTGTCCCCGTCTTCGTGGACAGGGCGTGGCGTACGGCGTCGGCGAGCGAGCGCTCGTTCTCGAGTTCCCTCTCGACCTCCTTGGGGAGTTCCATGAAGGTGCGGTTGTTGCCCGTGGTGGAATGGCCGGCGATCAGACGCCGCACCAGGTAGCTCTCGGCGTAGGAGAGGGCGGTGGCCGCTTCCCGGGGGTCGCAGCCGCCTTCGTCCAGCCGGTCGAGCAGGAGCAGCGCCAGCGGGTAGTGAGTCTGACCGCCCCAGCGGGCGAGGCGTTCCAGGACGTCGCGCAGGCCAGGGTCGCTCTCCCGCCACGGCTCGGCGATCCGCATGAGGCGGCCGGCCCGCAGGTGCAGCCGGGAGACCTCCGCCTCCAACGCCTCCTCGTCCGAGCTCAGCGGTTCGAGGCGTTTCTTCTGGTCGCGGTAGATCTCGCTCTGCTTGGCCCGGTTGTCGCCGCCGACGACCAGGTCGAGCCAGACGAGGAGCTCCAGCCTGGCCGGGCCCAGCAGCTCCTGCATCGGAAGCCACAGGTTGCGGTAGACGGCCTCGCCGCGCTTGGGGAGGCACATGAAGAGGTAGTTGCGGAGCAGGTCGCTCTGGCTGAGGCCGACACCGGTGTTGTTGATGGACTCGAAGATCCGGTACACGTTGTCGCCCTCGGCGGCGGTGATCGACACGACGGAGAGGAAGTCCCGCAGGACGGACTCCACGGCGCCGACCCATTGTTCGCCGGCGTTCTCCTGGTGGGTCTCCTCGTCGGCGTTCTCCTCGCCGACCCGTTGTTCGCCGGCGCTCTCCTCGCCCTCGGTCAGGGCGGCGAGGAAGAACCGGTACGCACCTCCGATGTTGCCCGGACCTCCGGCCGTCGGGTACGCCTCCACGCAGGCGACGAACGCCTCACGGTCGGCCTGCGTCGGCAGGAGGCGGTAGTGGTCGTTCCCGTCCTGATAGCCGTTGACCAGGATGAGGTCGTGAATGCGGGCGGCCTTCTTCTCCCGTCCCCGGGCTCGGTGACGGTCCCGCAGAGCGGTGAAGGCGAGCATCAGGGTGGTGAGACGCTGCTGGCCGTCCACGACGAGCCAGCGCTGCATCCCGCCCGCCGCGACCCGTTCCGGCGCGAGCACGACCGACCCGAGGAAGTGTGCCGCCGGCGCGTTGCCCGCTCGCTTGTCGTCGACGAGTTCCAGGACGTCGTCCCACAACCGGCGCAGCTCGTCGCGCTGCCAGGTGTAGGTGCGTTGGTAGAGAGGGACCTGGAACTGTGTCTCGCCGTGGACCAGCTTGCTGAACGTCGTCTCCTGCGCGTGCACGCGCGTCCCCTCCCCGACTGCTGCTTCGCAGGCCCGTCATTGTGCCGCATCCGGTCGTGGTGACCGGCGGAATCGGCGGCGGTACCGGTCGGCGGCGAATGCGAGGATGCCGGTCGTCCGTCAGCCGGATCGAGTCGACTCCCCTGTACGGCAAGGGAGTCGGCCGTCGACTGACCGCGTTCCGCCCACCCCGTCCGGCGAAAGGGAACCCATGAGCACCGAAGGGGCCGCGCGCGTGAGACCGGGCGGCGCGGAGTCCTGAAAGGCAGGTGGCGGCCTCGCCACCGCTCTGCTGGGCGGCTCCGTCCTGCTCCTCTCACCGCCTCCGCGGCGAGCTCGGCGGTGCCCGACTCGCCGCGGTTCAGGCTCGACGGAGCCGGCGACAAGCCGATATGGAAGAAGTCGCTGCACGCCAACTGGGTGATGTGTTCGTTCGGTTACGGCAACGTCCACCAGCATGTCCACTTCCTGCAGCCGAAGACCGGTTCCACGAACGGGGACATCCGGGTCACCAGGAAGGACACGGCGGGCAACCAGCCGGGCTCCACGGCCCCGCACGACTTCGGCCAGCCGCAGGGCATGTCCGTCCGGCTGTCGTCCGCCGGGTCCCGGCCGGCCTTCGGCATGTACTCCCGCACCAACGACGTCCGCCAGGCCAGCGTCTTCTACGAGAGCACGCTCGTGCAGTCCGGTGGCCCCGCCGACGCGGACGGCCCGCGACCGCCCCATCACATCGATAAGGAGTCCTGATCCCGGGCTCGTTGTCCCCCTCCATTCGCCGCCCTAGCGTGAGGGCAAACGTCAGCCGTATTCGGACTGACCGAAGGGGGCGAAATGAAGTTCGGGGTATATCCGGCCTACATCGGTGGCCAGGACATCACCGGCGACAATCCGCAGTACGTACACACCGTGACCGCCCGTTCCCTCATCGAGGACACCTTCCCCAGTCTGCGCCTCAAGCGTGATCTCGATCTCGGGGTCGTCGGTCCGGACGCGGCGGGGGAACGGGTCGTCGGGGCCTGCGTGGTGGCCGACGAGGACATGGCGCGGCAGGCGCTGGAGGCGGCGGCGGGTGCCGCCGCGGAGTGGCGGCGGGTGCCGCTGGAGCGGCGGCTGGAGGTGGGGCGCCGGATCGGCGAGCGGCTGCTGGCGCACCGTGAGCCGCTCGTCGAGATCCTCGTCGCGGAAGGGACTCCGCGGGACGCCGCCGAGGGAATGCTCACCGGAATTCCGTTCACCAGCTGGAGCAAGGAAACGCTCGAATGGTGCGCCGAACAAATGGAGTTCCGGCGTGTCGACGGTGAGCGCGAGATGATTCTGCGACGACTCCCCGACGGGGTCGTCTGCATCAATCCACCGCAGAACGCCGCGACCGTGAACGCGCTGAACGGACTCACGGCGCTGCTCGCCGGGAACACCGTGGTGGTGCGGGCGCCTCGGGGCGTCGCGCTCAGCTGCATGTACGCGATGCGCGAGGTCGTGGCGCCGGTACTGGAGGAGATGGGGGCGCCGGCCGGCACCGTCAACGCGTTCTGCGGGGCGCCGATGCTGGAGACCTGGCTGGCCAGTGAGCACGTCGACGACGTCCTCTACTTCGGCGGCAGCAAGAAGGGCCTGGAGTTCGAGGCCGACGCGATCGCCGCCGGCAAGAAGCCGATCCTGGAGCTCGCCGGGAACGACTGCTGCGTCGTCTGGCACGACGCGGACCTGGACGCCGCGGTGGACTCCATCGCGCAGTTCTTCCTGAACTCCGGCCAGATCTGCAACGTGCCCAACCAGGTCGTGGCGCACCCGGCGATCGCCGACGAACTCATCGCGCGCGTGGTCGCCGCCACGGCCCGGATCAAGCCCGGATATCCGGACGAGCCCGGCGTGGTGCTCACCCCGGTACTCGGCGTGGACTGGTTCTACGGCTGCCTCGGCGAGGCCCTCGCCAAGGGGGCGCGGCTGGTGCACGGCGGGCGGCGGCTGGAGGTCGACGGAACACCGTCGAGCACCGGCTTCTTCGTAGAGCCGAGCATCGTCCGGGTGGACGGGCTGCGGGGCGCGCGCTCCCTCTCCGTCGTACGCGACGAGACCTTCTTCCCGCTGTTGCCGATCATCGTGCCCGAGGCCGGCTCGTCGGACGACGAACTCCTCGCCGAGGTGCTCGGCTTCGTCAACTCCAACGCGTACGGCCTGCGCAACTCCGTCTGGTCGCGCGACCCGGACATCGTCGGGCGGTTCCTGGACGGCGTCACCAACGCCGGAAACCTGAAGATCAACGACTCGCACAGCGGGTTCGTCCCCTTCCTGCCCAACCAGGGCGGCCCCGGTCTCACCGGTGGGGCCTTCGGGGAGGCGAGCCACCCCATGCTGCGCACCACACGCCTCCAGGGCGTCAGCATCCTGCGCCCGTCGGCCGACAAGGAGCACGCGTCATGACCACCCGTGTACTGAAGGCCACGGTGCCCTCGACGGCCGCCGAGGTGATCGGCCGTCTCGCCGACGAGACGGCGTTCCCCTCGTACGCCGAGGACATCCTCTCGGTCACCCCTGACGCGGACGGCGACGGAGGCGACGGGAGCGGAGCCGGGGGCGGCCGGTACGCCTGGGTGCTGGCCTTCCGCGGCGGTGCGGCCCGCTGGGTGCAGGACAGCCGGCGCGCCGGGCACGCCACGGACGACGGTGCCGACGGCAGCGCGGACGGCGCCGGAGAAAACGGCGGGAGCGGCGGCGCACCGGCGCACCGGATCGTCTTCGAGCAGGTCGGTGGGGACTTCCAGCACCTCAAGGGGTCCTGGACCAGCACCGACGTTCCCGGTGGCGGCTGCGAGGTCGCCTTCGAGGTCAGTTACAGCACGAGCGTGCCCCATCTCGCCGGAGCGATCGACTCGGCCGTCGGCCGGGTCCTCGTCGGCGGTGCCCACCAGGTCATCACGGCCGTCGCGGGCGGCCCCGTGCGGGTCACCGCCGGCCACCACCACCTGGGAGACCCGGCCGCACACCTCCGGCAGTCCTGAACCCCCGGTCGGCGGACCCGACCGGCCTCGGCCCACAAGGAGAAGCACACACCATGGAGAACGTCTGCATCATCGGAGCGGGCTGGTCGGGACTCGCGGCCTGCCAGGTCCTCCACGAACGCGGGATCCCCTTCGACTGCTACGAAGCCGGCTCCGAGGTCGGCGGGAACTGGCGCTACCTCAACGACAACGGGATGTCCTCGGGCTACCAGTCCCTGCACATCAACACGTCCAAGAAGCTGTCGGAGTACCGCAGTCACCCGATGCCGAAGGACTATCCGCACTATCCCGACCACACCCTGATCGCACGCTACCTGGACGACTACGTCGACCACTTCGGCTTCCGCGGGGCGATCGCCTTCCGCACCTCGGTCACCCATGTGGAGCCGGCTGAGGGAGGCGGCTGGACCGTCACCGCCCGCCACCGCGACACCGGGGAGGAGACCGTCCGTCACTACGGTTCGGTGATCGTGGCCAACGGTCACCACTGGGACCCGCGCGACCCCGAGCCCGCGTTCCCCGGCGCGGACACCTTCACCGGTACGCAGATCCACTCGCACTACTACCGGGTCCCGGACGAGTACGCGGGCAAGCGGGTGCTGGTGCTCGGTTTCGGCAACTCGGCGTCGGACATCGCGGTGGAGACCTCCACGGTCTCCGAGCGTACGTTCCTGTCCATCCGCACCGGCGGGTACGTCTTCCCGAAGTTCATGTTCGGCAAGCCCGGCGACGACATGATCAGCCCCTTCATCACCCGGGTCATGCCGCGTGAGACGCAGCGCTGGGTGATGGCCGCGCTGCTGCGGATGACGATCGGGAAGGTCACGGACTTCGGGCTGCCGAAGCCGGGCCACAAGCTGTTCAACTCCCACCCGACGGTCTCGGAGTCGCTGCTCCCGCGCCTCGGCCACGGTGGTCTGTCGGTCAAGCCGAACGTGTCCCGCTTCGACGGTGACACGGTGCACTTCACCGACGGCAGCAGCGAGGTCGTCGACGCGGTGATCTACAGCACCGGGTACAAGATCAGCTTCCCGTTCCTGGACGAGTCCGTGATCGCCCCGACGGACAACGACGTCTCGCTCTTCCACCGGGTCGTCGACCCGAACCATCCCGGTCTGTACTTCGTGGGTCTGTTCCAGCCCCTGGGGGCGACGACCGTGCTGGCCGAGGCCCAGTCTCACTGGGTGGCCGACCTGCTCCAGGGCCGGGCGGCGCTGCCGTCGACGGCGAAGATGTGGAAGGAGATCACCCGCTACAAGGAGAAGCTCGCCAAGCGCTACATCACCTCCAAGCGGCACACCATGCAGGTGGACCACTATCCGTACCTGGCCGAGCTGCGCGGGGCCCGGCGCAGGGGTGCCCGGCTGGCGAGGAAGGCGGGCGGGGCCGGTGCGCGGCCGTCGCTCGCCGGCTACCGGCCGGAGGAGGTGTCGATCCGGATCGACGCCGCTCCCGAGGCCGTGTGGGACCTGATCAGCGACGTGACACGGATGGGGCAGTGGAGTCCCGAGTGCCGTCGCTGCTACTGGCGCGGCTCCCGGCGCGGGGTGGGCGCGCGGTTCATCGGGATCAACCGGCGCGGCCGGGTCTTCTGGATCACCTCGAACACGGTGGAGCGGGCCGAGCGGGGCAGGTCGTTCGCGTTCCACACCACGACCAACGGGGTCCGCTGGGGCTACCGGCTGGAGCGGGACGGTGACGGCACTCTGCTCACCGAGGTGTGGGACGTCTCCGGGCAGAACGAGGGCCAGCGCAAGCGCACGGCGTCCTTCGCCGAGATGATGCTCGGCGGCTACGAGAACCACACCGAGGAGCTGCGCGAGGGCATGCGCAGGACCCTGGAGCGGGTGAAGGCCGCGGCCGAGGAGCGGAACCTGCCGCTGAGCGCCGTACCGGGCACCGAGCGGTCCGTGGCGCCCGCCGGACGGGCCGCGGGGGTGAAGGTGGACACGGCCGCGTGAGGGCCGTGCACGAGGCTCCGCGCGGCACTGCGTGCGGCCCGCCCGGCGCCCCTCGGCCGGGCGACGCGTCGCCCTTGAGGTCCGCCCCCGCCGGGGCGACGCCCGCGTCCCCCGCCTCGCCCGCGCGGGCAGGGGGCCGCGGGCGCGCCGGGCGCGGTGAAGCCTCCGCGCCGGCGCCGGGAGACCGCCCCGCGGCGGGTCCGGAAGCCGCCCCCGCGGCGGGTTCCGGCCAGGGAAGGCGAGGGATGTGGCCACGCAGGAGGACCGTAACGCCGTGGTCTTCGTCCGGTCGGCGCTGTGACCTGGGGCAATGTGTTCGCCGGAGGTCGATTATCCGCCAATTCGCCCTTCTCCCAGTACGATTCACCTCGCCAACGGGCCTCACCGGGGGTCCGTGAGGGGGGAATGCTGTGATCCGAGTGTTGCTCGCGGACGACATGTTGATGCTGCGGCGGGCCCTGGTCTCGCTACTCGAACTGGAGGACGGCATCCAGGTGGTGGGCGAGGCGGACAACGGCGACCGGGTGCTTCCGGTCGCGCTGGAGACCCGCCCCGATGTGGCGGTCCTGGACATCGACATGCCGGGGATCGACGGCATCAGGGCCGCGGAGTTGCTCGGCCGGGAACTCCCGGCCTGCAGGACCATCATCCTGACCAGCCTCGGCAGGCCGGGGAACCTGCGTCGGGCGCTGGAGGCCAAGGTGTCCGGCTTCCTGCTGAAGGACGCGGACCCGACCCGGCTCGCCGCCGCGATCCGCCAGGTCGTCGCCGGGGAGCAGGTCGTGGACCCGCAGCTGGCGCTGGCGACGCTGCAGACCAGTGCCAGTCCGCTGAGCGCGCGGGAGAGCGAGGTGCTGCGGCTCGCCGCGCAGGGGCTGGACGCACCGGAGATCGCCCGGAAGCTGTTCTTGTCGGCCGGGACCGTACGCAACTACCTGACCACGGTGGTGACCAAGCTCAACGCCCGCAACCGGATGGACGCGGTGCGGATCGCCCGCGACGCCGGCTGGCTCTGAGCTCGCGGACTGTCCCGGCGGGTCACCCGGCTTGCTGATCCGCGGCTCTTCCCGGGACAGCCGGGCGGCCGTTCTCCACGCTTCGAGAGGTCTCGTCACGGAGCGTGGAGAACGGCCGCTGCTCATGCCGTTCCTGGGCCGTACGCCTACGACGCGCCTTCCCCGCCGGCATGGCACCGACGAGCTGGCTACTTGATCAAGGCATTCGCGAGGATGACCGCCAGGCCGATCAGCATGTCCATGCCTCCTGCCCGACACGCGGACGGCCATCCGTACCCGGCGGTGCGAGCGGCCCAGGCGCCCCAGCCGAACAAGGCAGCGGCGTTGAAGAGCAGGGCCGCGTCCACAGCCGTGGCCTCCGCCCACCAGCCGGCAACCGCGGCGAGCAGTATCCCGACCGTGGGCAGCACGGCGGCGACCAGTGGCCATTCGGCGAGCACCAACCGCAATCTGCTCACGGTGGCCGCCTTGTCGCCCGACGCACGCTGGGCGATGACGTGCGAGTATCCGTGAGCGGCACCCGACGCCAGCGCGGTGAGCAGTACCCACAGCGCGTCCGGGCCGGGATTGGCCTTCTCGCCCGCCGAGTCCAGCGCGGCCACCAGCGCGCTGGCCAGCACCAGTCCGTAGATGCCGCTGAACAGCGACGGAGCCGGGGGCCGGTACCGCGAGGTCCGCCGTGGTGCGGCGTTCTCGGGGGGAACCTGGTCGGCGTGTTCGGGCATCGCATCGCCTCGGTGCGGGAGGGGGAAGGGGGTCCCCACATACTCGACCGCGTGGCGGTGAGGGACACGACGCCACGCGGGACGTCTCCCTCCGGCCCGTCTTCGTCATCGGTCCTTGGGGAAGCACCGCCGACAGCCTCTGAGCCGAGCCCGTCGGGGCCTCGACCCCACCGCGCGCCGTCCGACGGGCACCCTGTCGGCCACGCCGCCACCGCCCGTCCGCCACTTCCGCCGACGGCTGACGGGCGTCAGCCGTCGGCGGAGGCGAGGTCGGAGCCCGCGTCGTCGGCCGTGGGGGGCGTGGCGGCGGCGGAGGCATTGTCCACCGGGTTGCCTCCGGTGGTGGGCCGGGCCGGGAGTTCCACGCCGAGTTCGAACCAGCCGTCGGGGCGGGCGCGGCACGAGAGCGTCCCGCCCAGGGCCTCGGCACGGATCGTGAGGCTGCGCAGACCCACTCCGCCGGTGACGTCCCCGCCCGTGGTGGGGCCGTGGTCGGCGCCCCGGTCGCGCAGGCCGTCGTTGGAGATGCACAGGCGGACGCTGTCGCCTTCGACGCTCGCCTCGATCACGCAGTTCTGCGCCTTGCTGTGACGCAGCAGGTTCGTCACGCCCTCGCGCAGCACCGTGGCGAGGACGGTGTCCACAGAGGCGTCCAGCGGTTCCTGCGTGACGCGGATGTCGGTACGGATGCCCACCGCCCGCAGCAGTGAGGCGGCGGACTCCACCTCGCGGTTGAGGTTCATCCGGACGTAACTGCTGGCCACCGACCGCACGTCGGACAGCGCCTGCCGCGCGGTCTGGACGATCTCGGTGATCTCCATCTCCGCCCGCTCCGGCTGCACCCGCACCAGACGGTGGGCGAGCTCGCATTTGAGGGTGATCGTGGACAGGCTGAAGCCGAGCAGGTCGTGCAGGTCGCGGGCGAAGCGGAGACGTTCCTGCGTGACGGCGAGACGGATCAGCTCCTCGCGTGCCGCCTGCACTTCGCGGATCAGCCCGGACAGCCGGCTCAGGCCGTACACGACCAGGCCGGTGAGCGCGGTCGCCACCGTGTTGTAGGCGAGGTGGCCGGCGTCGTACCCGACGGCGAACTGCACGACGCCGGTCGCGACGATGACCGCGGCGAAACCCGCCCAGCCCACGGCCGACCTCAGGACGAGGAGCGAGGAGGCGGCCAGGAAACCCGGCATGCCGAGCCAGGCGGCGCCGAACAACGTGAAGGGGGCGAAGGTGAGGACGGCCTGGGCGGCCAGGGTCGCCGTGCGGAACCGGGCGGCGCGCGGTATCCAGTCGGGGAAGGAGTGGCTGAGCTGGAGGAAGAGCAGCATCAGCATCAGCAGGCCGCAGAGGGCGAGTCCGGCGGCGCCGAACCCTCCGTCGACGGCGTAGGTGAGGGCGACGGCGAAGAAGCAGAGGATGACGACGACGGTGATGGTGCCCGCGACGCGCGGCGCCAAGTCACCCCCTTCGGCAGCCCGGTGGGTGAGAAAGGCGTCTGGATCGGTGGCGCGAGACCATCGCACAGGGGCTCCCTACTCGACTGCGTTTTCGCACAGGAGTGCAGCATAGGCGGAGTAGGGAGGTACCGGGACGGTATCGCCGCTCAAGGGCGTCTCGTGGCGGGTCCGCCGGACTCGGCCGAAACCGCACCGGTCGGCACCGCGGCCAGCACGAACTCGCCGACGCCGGACTCCGCGCGCCAGTCGAGCCGGAAGGCGCGGGCCGAGGTCGCGGTGTCGCCGAAGGCCAGGGCGCACGGACCGATGCCCATGGCGGTGGAGACCAGGTAGAGCGTCTGCTGGAGTGCGCCGACCTCCTTGAGCAGGACGCTGTAGGCGATGCCGGGGAAGGCGGAACTCATGCGCCGGAAACGCGCCGTCATGCTGATCAGTACGGGCGGCTCCTCGCTGAGTCCGGCGTTGACGCCCGCCTCGTCCAACAAGGCGTCGACCAGCACGGGTTCCGTGCGCAGCGGGAAGAGCGTGTGCGCGGCCGGATCGTAGTGGTAGCAGCCGCGGGCCAGCTCGGCGGAGCCGGC encodes:
- a CDS encoding GmrSD restriction endonuclease domain-containing protein, encoding MHAQETTFSKLVHGETQFQVPLYQRTYTWQRDELRRLWDDVLELVDDKRAGNAPAAHFLGSVVLAPERVAAGGMQRWLVVDGQQRLTTLMLAFTALRDRHRARGREKKAARIHDLILVNGYQDGNDHYRLLPTQADREAFVACVEAYPTAGGPGNIGGAYRFFLAALTEGEESAGEQRVGEENADEETHQENAGEQWVGAVESVLRDFLSVVSITAAEGDNVYRIFESINNTGVGLSQSDLLRNYLFMCLPKRGEAVYRNLWLPMQELLGPARLELLVWLDLVVGGDNRAKQSEIYRDQKKRLEPLSSDEEALEAEVSRLHLRAGRLMRIAEPWRESDPGLRDVLERLARWGGQTHYPLALLLLDRLDEGGCDPREAATALSYAESYLVRRLIAGHSTTGNNRTFMELPKEVERELENERSLADAVRHALSTKTGTRAWPSDTVTRESIRSRPFYKSGRSNQRFEILRRFEESYGASEPVDYAKARLTVEHVLPQKPAQQWFDLLAEESGEGESPEELHTQLVHTLGNLTLSGDNARLSNHPFRRKQQILDSSALRMNQRIAGQERWGRTEILARAEELAQRSTELWPGPLDGVVHADAEWAGWGELRHALLSLPAGTWTTYGDLAALIGTHAVAVGNHLGTRPALHGAYRVLMADGKISPGFRWPEEREGGPDPREVLEFEGVPFDEWGRARRSHRLTAADLATLVGREDFEDESPAQDPGRSGADGESAATRFEKLLRDNQTPDTVAGVLASLRFWEERGGTLDYGRRSETSCFPTLSAGTRARSLWLLALYPVTGTAEVVFQHLKRRPPFDDELLRRELMARLNRVRGVDLAEAKLDLRPSFPLEVFAEHGEELRGVLDWFAHTAALAGSRRPADEEPGTPD
- a CDS encoding AAA family ATPase: MRAHGDADDDLFYSVALQVAAKSARQGQGKFAVDLRELVETARQKQGQVGKRRAATPVVQPRGELSSLLTAGYPDIQLDDMTLDAGLRASLDRVLHEQRQRARLERFGFTPVHRILLSGPPGTGKSMTAAALAGELKLPLFTIRLDGLISRFMGETAAKLRLVFDAVAQTRAVYLFDEFDALGAERAAGNDVGEARRILNSFLLFLDEAPSESLVVAGTNHHQLLDRALFRRFDMVATYGPPTPEQAVAVMRRRLAGMDTSTVRPGRGE
- a CDS encoding SRPBCC family protein translates to MTTRVLKATVPSTAAEVIGRLADETAFPSYAEDILSVTPDADGDGGDGSGAGGGRYAWVLAFRGGAARWVQDSRRAGHATDDGADGSADGAGENGGSGGAPAHRIVFEQVGGDFQHLKGSWTSTDVPGGGCEVAFEVSYSTSVPHLAGAIDSAVGRVLVGGAHQVITAVAGGPVRVTAGHHHLGDPAAHLRQS
- a CDS encoding aldehyde dehydrogenase family protein, coding for MKFGVYPAYIGGQDITGDNPQYVHTVTARSLIEDTFPSLRLKRDLDLGVVGPDAAGERVVGACVVADEDMARQALEAAAGAAAEWRRVPLERRLEVGRRIGERLLAHREPLVEILVAEGTPRDAAEGMLTGIPFTSWSKETLEWCAEQMEFRRVDGEREMILRRLPDGVVCINPPQNAATVNALNGLTALLAGNTVVVRAPRGVALSCMYAMREVVAPVLEEMGAPAGTVNAFCGAPMLETWLASEHVDDVLYFGGSKKGLEFEADAIAAGKKPILELAGNDCCVVWHDADLDAAVDSIAQFFLNSGQICNVPNQVVAHPAIADELIARVVAATARIKPGYPDEPGVVLTPVLGVDWFYGCLGEALAKGARLVHGGRRLEVDGTPSSTGFFVEPSIVRVDGLRGARSLSVVRDETFFPLLPIIVPEAGSSDDELLAEVLGFVNSNAYGLRNSVWSRDPDIVGRFLDGVTNAGNLKINDSHSGFVPFLPNQGGPGLTGGAFGEASHPMLRTTRLQGVSILRPSADKEHAS